Proteins from a genomic interval of Maylandia zebra isolate NMK-2024a linkage group LG15, Mzebra_GT3a, whole genome shotgun sequence:
- the LOC112436337 gene encoding uncharacterized protein LOC112436337, with translation MRQRYCVLCCCRQPWCTLSRRICGEFLKCVCLQVLSWRTNPNPSTSMSHPAKLRIILKEHNIQKLDLPHGIPGTVEELESIVKETFEVDGKFTLHYKDADFGEEYFSLTSTGDIKDKDTLKVVQIIEPPTITLTFSDVDSSFKSASETLVNASAISETSVSETSSVSCGTSCSSGSQDTVILSSPEHLSRRFQRWPTNFSVPRFAYDTELLLASGNETFKKDGTKLNFTPLLPDILEKLAETIFQYVAYPTSAQLADVAKALVQQHPCLKEPGSYNGCYGWQQRLKYKMGNYRSKLRGLGCPELDVNSLKRKQAHEKTPSKNLKKPRKAEVNYLPPHPQGETEESLEKERLELLDEVKKRNNYRIISEKMAKTFSNRRQEVVNLAPPVNDFRSRWPALFDAAQINDEFQRITTVNLETTFMAKLDQYSTRIMSLVSSKGGAAKIKIERIRNMLQESSVETRREVAIRCLMVYLKEKEEDLFREQLDGEEQFPEEVVKIVVTRRAAVSLPAVAKIVIEGTAVLEDLDVPRACALMMGLIYALNLSYPKQVKNTLEVFQKVFLELDGLKASPRVMSLKYKLLS, from the exons ATGCGTCAAAGGtactgtgttttgtgttgttgcaGACAACCTTGGTGCACACTCTCTCGGAGGATTTGTGGAGAGTTTCTCAAGTGCGTAtgtctgcaggttttgtctTGGAGAACGAACCCAAATCCAA GTACCTCAATGTCTCATCCTGCTAAACTTCGGATCATACTCAAAGAGCATAACATTCAAAAACTGGACTTACCACATGGAATCCCTGGAACAGTGGAAGAACTTGAATCTATTGTGAAAGAGACTTTTGAGGTTGATGGGAAGTTTACTTTGCACTATAAGGATGCTGACTTTGGAGAAGAATATTTTTCTCTGACATCAACAGGTGATATCAAGGACAAGGACACACTTAAGGTGGTTCAGATTATTGAACCTCCCACAATTACTCTGACATTTAGTGATGTAGACAGTTCCTTCAAATCTGCATCAGAGACCTTGGTCAATGCTTCAGCAATTTCAGAGACATCAGTCTCAGAGACATCAAGTGTGTCCTGTGGCACCAGTTGCTCATCCGGATCTCAGGATACAGTCATTCTTTCCTCACCTGAACATTTGAGTCGGCGTTTTCAGCGCTGGCCTACCAATTTTTCTGTTCCTCGCTTTGCTTATGACACAGAGCTTTTACTTGCTTCAGGAAATGAAACTTTCAAAAAGGATGGAACGAAACTTAACTTTACTCCACTTCTTCCAGACATCCTTGAGAAACTGGCTGAAACGATCTTTCAGTATGTTGCCTACCCAACATCTGCACAATTAGCAGATGTAGCTAAAGCACTTGTTCAACAACATCCTTGCCTTAAAGAACCGGGATCCTATAATGGATGCTATGGATGGCAACAAAGACTGAAATATAAAATGGGCAATTACAGAAGTAAACTCAGAGGGCTTGGGTGCCCTGAGCTGGATGTGAACTCTctcaaaagaaagcaagcacATGAGAAGACACCTTCAAAGAATCTCAAAAAGCCAAGAAAGGCTGAGGTGAACTATTTGCCACCTCACCCACAAGGAGAAACAGAGGAAAGCTTGGAAAAGGAAAGATTGGAACTTCTTGATGAAGTGAAGAAGAGGAACAACTATCGGATCATCAGTGAAAAAATGGCCAAAACATTCTCGAATCGCAGACAGGAAGTTGTTAATCTGGCACCACCTGTGAATGACTTCAGAAGTAGATGGCCTGCGCTTTTTGATGCAGCACAG ATAAATGATGAATTCCAAAGGATCACCACTGTTAACTTGGAAACAACATTCATGGCAAAACTGGACCAGTATTCCACAAGAATAATGTCCCTGGTCTCTTCAAAAGGCGGTGCTGCAAAAATTAAGATTGAGCGCATCAGGAACATGTTgcaagag AGTTCGGTGGAAACAAGAAGAGAGGTCGCAATCCGTTGCCTGATGGTGTAtctgaaagagaaagaagaggatcTCTTCAGAGAACAGCTG GATGGTGAAGAACAGTTCCCAGAAGAAGTGGTAAAGATCGTAGTCACCAGACGTGCAGCAGTGTCTCTTCCAGCCGTCGCTAAAATTGTGATTGAAGGAACAGCTGTCCTGGAAGACCTTGATGTGCCCAGAGCATGTGCCTTAATGATGGGACTTATATACGCTCTCAATCTGAGCTACCCCAAACAAGTAAAGAACACTCTAGAGGTATTCCAGAAGGTGTTTCTGGAACTTGATGGGCTTAAAGCCAGCCCACGGGTAATGTCTCTTAAGTACAAACTTCTGTcataa